In Novipirellula caenicola, a single genomic region encodes these proteins:
- a CDS encoding DUF1080 domain-containing protein — MIRLSLSLCLGLVACVAVADEPTKQASADAAELTSLFNGSNLEGWDGDPRLWSVKDGVIHGETTPENVAKGNTFLIWQGGELSDFELHVTFRCTAANNSGIQYRSQHLSGKGVGNDWVLKGYQHELRNEENFPNVPSFIYDERGKRGRICLVGEKAVWTKDGKKVLDNTLIDQAGFKELMKVDDWNDVVIVAKGNNIKHYLNGKLVLDFTDEHPELALSSGVIGLQLHAGKPMWAEFKNIQLRKF, encoded by the coding sequence ATGATCCGATTGTCCCTTTCACTTTGCCTCGGTCTGGTTGCCTGCGTTGCTGTCGCGGATGAACCCACGAAACAGGCATCCGCAGACGCTGCTGAACTTACCTCGCTGTTCAATGGTTCGAACCTCGAAGGATGGGACGGCGATCCGCGATTGTGGTCGGTCAAAGATGGCGTGATCCATGGCGAAACCACTCCTGAAAATGTTGCCAAGGGCAACACCTTCTTGATCTGGCAAGGCGGCGAACTGTCCGATTTTGAACTTCACGTCACCTTCCGCTGTACCGCAGCAAATAACTCAGGCATCCAGTACCGCTCGCAACACTTGTCGGGCAAAGGCGTTGGCAATGACTGGGTCCTGAAAGGCTACCAACACGAACTTCGCAACGAAGAAAACTTTCCCAACGTGCCTTCGTTCATTTACGATGAACGTGGCAAGCGTGGCCGTATCTGCTTGGTTGGCGAAAAAGCGGTCTGGACCAAAGACGGCAAAAAAGTGCTCGACAACACGTTGATCGATCAAGCCGGCTTCAAAGAATTGATGAAAGTCGACGACTGGAACGACGTTGTCATCGTCGCCAAAGGCAACAACATCAAACACTACCTCAATGGCAAGCTTGTTTTGGATTTCACAGACGAGCACCCTGAATTGGCGCTCAGCTCGGGCGTGATCGGATTGCAATTGCACGCGGGCAAACCGATGTGGGCTGAATTCAAGAACATCCAACTTCGCAAATTCTAA
- a CDS encoding PSD1 and planctomycete cytochrome C domain-containing protein, translating to MRRTATCSLLMCVAICFSQSRGSAQEALSQEKINFFETKIRPVLVKECYGCHSTQTGNAKGGLRLDTQELTAIGGNSGPAVVPGDLDESLLYSAILHQDFQMPPKRKLSQSVIDDFRTWIEMGAPDPRTTAPSVLKTQITDDDIEQAKNEFWAYKKPASPAIPAVENRDWSRSDLDPFVLAKLEASSMTPALDAEPHQILRRLCFDLIGLPPSIAQIEYFQKYYDRDPDKAIAHVVDQLLEKPQFGERWGRHWLDVVRYAESNGREINTTFPHAWRYRDYVIDSFNEDKPYDRFLQEQIAGDLLPVDSDSQWAENLVATGFLAIGPKSLAEQNRTQFTADLVDEQIDTTTRAILGMSVACARCHDHKFDPIPQTDYYALAGIFYNTTVFFGTPASKYGNIAGVQNRNSSNLLRLPIDDPNEFDRRIPVDELADLNRELDETLQQLIEYRRNRRQNDGNAVNAIQNFIRLQTRAETLSTIIGGVDAQGNPITYCMGVQESEDPRDVRVLVRGEVAQPAQMVPRGFPSVLREDDTPKISPQSSGRLELARWISSDDNPLTARVMVNRIWQHLIGHGIVRSTENFGATGQAPTHPELLDALAIKFVDSGWSIKSMVREIATSRVYRMSTEFDQASFEKDPDNELLWRATPRRLDAEAIRDAILFASGNLQLDRPRASEVAKAGYMRVRDGNLFNPAQFISSRDMAMDMMSDGPMNRQRMLQSRPELQQMLFRQTLANRRSGGDRLDMNDATFRSVYLPIVRGEEPRVLEVFDFAEPSMIVGQRETSSTPNQSLFMMNNPFVMQQSDALAERVLSSSRNPEEQIRHLFRSLYSREPDDSEISTILAFADEFPVAGLANSRAMKKVSAICQSLIASAEFRYLD from the coding sequence ATGCGTCGAACCGCCACCTGCTCGCTATTGATGTGCGTCGCGATCTGTTTTTCGCAATCTCGCGGGTCAGCTCAGGAAGCACTCTCACAAGAAAAGATCAACTTCTTTGAGACCAAAATCCGCCCGGTGCTGGTCAAAGAATGCTATGGATGCCATTCCACACAAACCGGCAACGCCAAAGGGGGGCTGCGGCTAGACACGCAAGAATTAACGGCCATCGGCGGAAACAGTGGTCCCGCCGTTGTGCCCGGCGACTTGGACGAGAGCCTGCTGTATAGCGCGATCCTGCATCAAGATTTTCAGATGCCGCCCAAACGCAAGTTGTCGCAAAGCGTGATCGATGACTTTCGCACTTGGATTGAAATGGGAGCTCCTGATCCTCGCACCACCGCCCCTTCGGTGCTGAAGACTCAAATCACCGACGACGATATCGAGCAGGCCAAGAACGAATTTTGGGCTTACAAAAAACCGGCTTCACCGGCGATCCCCGCAGTAGAAAATCGCGACTGGTCACGCAGCGACCTCGACCCCTTCGTGCTGGCGAAACTCGAAGCATCGTCGATGACGCCCGCGCTGGACGCCGAGCCGCATCAAATTCTGCGTCGACTCTGCTTTGATTTGATTGGATTGCCGCCGAGCATTGCTCAGATTGAATATTTCCAAAAGTACTACGACCGCGATCCGGATAAAGCGATCGCCCATGTCGTCGACCAACTGCTCGAAAAACCGCAGTTTGGCGAGCGTTGGGGACGGCATTGGTTGGACGTCGTTCGCTACGCCGAATCCAACGGTCGCGAAATCAACACGACCTTTCCGCATGCGTGGCGATATCGAGACTACGTGATCGATTCGTTCAACGAAGACAAACCGTACGATCGATTTTTGCAAGAACAAATTGCTGGCGATCTGCTGCCGGTCGATTCGGATTCGCAGTGGGCCGAGAACTTGGTGGCAACTGGTTTCCTAGCGATTGGTCCCAAGAGTCTGGCCGAGCAAAATCGAACTCAATTCACCGCCGACCTCGTCGACGAACAAATCGACACCACGACGCGGGCGATCTTGGGCATGTCGGTCGCTTGTGCTCGCTGTCATGACCACAAATTTGATCCGATTCCGCAAACCGACTACTACGCGTTGGCCGGGATCTTTTACAACACCACGGTCTTTTTCGGAACGCCCGCATCCAAGTACGGAAACATTGCCGGCGTGCAAAATCGCAACTCGAGTAACTTGTTGCGATTGCCGATCGACGACCCGAATGAGTTCGACCGGCGGATCCCGGTGGATGAATTGGCCGACCTGAATCGCGAACTCGATGAAACGCTGCAACAACTGATTGAGTACCGTCGCAATCGTCGGCAGAACGATGGCAACGCAGTGAACGCCATTCAGAATTTCATCCGGCTGCAAACACGCGCCGAAACGTTGTCGACCATCATCGGTGGTGTGGATGCACAGGGCAACCCGATCACCTATTGCATGGGGGTGCAAGAAAGCGAGGACCCGCGTGATGTTCGCGTGTTGGTCCGTGGTGAAGTCGCTCAGCCCGCGCAGATGGTCCCTCGTGGATTCCCCAGTGTGCTTCGCGAGGATGACACGCCGAAGATCTCGCCGCAATCGAGCGGACGACTTGAACTGGCTCGTTGGATTTCCAGCGACGACAACCCGCTGACCGCTCGCGTGATGGTGAACCGAATTTGGCAACACTTGATCGGCCACGGCATTGTTCGATCGACTGAAAACTTTGGTGCGACCGGCCAAGCCCCCACGCACCCGGAACTGCTCGATGCGCTGGCGATCAAGTTCGTCGATTCGGGATGGTCGATCAAATCGATGGTCCGCGAAATCGCGACGTCACGTGTCTATCGCATGAGCACGGAATTCGACCAAGCCAGCTTCGAAAAGGATCCCGACAACGAATTGCTATGGCGTGCGACACCACGACGATTGGATGCGGAAGCAATTCGAGATGCAATCCTGTTTGCATCGGGTAATTTGCAGCTCGATCGTCCTCGGGCGTCCGAAGTGGCCAAGGCGGGATACATGCGAGTCCGTGACGGCAATCTGTTCAATCCGGCTCAATTCATTAGCAGTCGCGACATGGCCATGGACATGATGAGCGATGGGCCGATGAATCGCCAACGCATGCTGCAATCACGCCCCGAATTGCAGCAAATGCTCTTTCGTCAAACACTCGCAAACCGCCGCAGCGGAGGCGATCGACTTGACATGAATGATGCGACGTTCCGCAGCGTCTACCTACCAATCGTGCGTGGCGAAGAGCCTCGCGTGTTGGAAGTATTTGATTTCGCCGAACCGAGCATGATTGTCGGGCAACGTGAAACGTCCAGCACTCCGAATCAATCGCTGTTCATGATGAACAATCCGTTTGTGATGCAGCAATCCGATGCGTTGGCGGAACGTGTGCTCTCGAGCAGCCGAAATCCGGAAGAACAAATTCGGCACTTGTTCCGTTCGCTATACAGTCGCGAGCCCGATGATTCAGAAATCTCGACGATCCTCGCGTTTGCCGACGAATTTCCGGTAGCCGGATTGGCGAATTCACGTGCGATGAAAAAAGTATCCGCCATTTGCCAATCGCTGATCGCATCAGCCGAGTTTCGCTATCTGGACTAG
- a CDS encoding DUF1501 domain-containing protein, which yields MTHLFSRRAALQSVSAGFGYLAFAGLSSMANAKTPTANENPLSPKPPHFPAKAKRVIFLCMTGAPSHVDTFDYKPQLNADHGKNGRYGGKLLGSQWDFKQRGDSGLWISDLFPSVAQHADDLCLIRSMHCDQPVHPAAQTQMHTGTAQFVRPSIGAWTLYGLGTENDSMPGFISLSAPAGQSNSYGSAFLPAIYGGTPINAGVRGGGGGMARRFGGGGSAVPDIENSRYTSTQQRKQLDLIQSLNHNKLRRDEYQPGVEGIIESYELAFRMQDTLPELMDVSGESDATLKMYGADGGATERFGRQCLLARRFVESGVRFVEINHGGWDHHTNLSNDLPNRCNEIDKPIAGLLKDLKQRDMLKDTLVIWGGEFGRTPAAQNGDGRDHNNKGYTTWMAGGGVKAGFSYGETDEHGYAAVQDKCHIHDWHATILHLLGLNHEQLTYRYAGRDFRLTDVHGNVASDIIA from the coding sequence ATGACCCATCTCTTTTCGCGGCGTGCCGCACTGCAAAGCGTTTCAGCGGGTTTTGGCTACTTGGCTTTTGCCGGTTTGTCGAGCATGGCGAATGCCAAAACACCGACCGCGAACGAAAACCCACTGTCACCGAAACCGCCTCATTTTCCAGCCAAGGCAAAACGAGTCATCTTTCTTTGCATGACCGGAGCGCCCTCGCACGTTGACACGTTTGATTACAAGCCTCAATTGAATGCTGACCACGGCAAGAATGGCCGCTATGGCGGTAAGCTGCTCGGTTCGCAGTGGGATTTCAAACAGCGAGGCGACAGCGGGCTGTGGATCTCGGACCTGTTCCCCAGCGTCGCTCAACATGCAGACGACCTCTGCTTGATCCGCTCGATGCACTGCGACCAACCCGTTCACCCGGCGGCGCAGACTCAAATGCATACGGGAACGGCCCAGTTCGTGCGTCCTTCGATTGGAGCTTGGACGCTCTATGGTTTGGGCACCGAGAATGACAGCATGCCGGGGTTCATTTCACTCAGTGCTCCGGCGGGACAATCGAACAGTTACGGCAGTGCGTTTTTGCCGGCGATCTATGGCGGAACGCCGATCAATGCCGGAGTTCGCGGCGGCGGTGGCGGAATGGCCCGACGTTTCGGAGGCGGCGGATCGGCAGTGCCCGACATCGAAAATTCTCGCTACACCAGCACGCAACAGCGTAAACAACTCGATCTGATTCAGTCGCTCAATCACAACAAGCTTCGTCGTGATGAATACCAACCGGGTGTCGAGGGCATCATCGAATCGTACGAATTGGCATTTCGGATGCAGGACACGTTGCCCGAATTGATGGACGTCTCGGGTGAATCCGATGCGACGCTAAAAATGTATGGTGCCGACGGCGGGGCCACCGAACGATTTGGTCGCCAATGTCTGCTGGCGCGACGGTTCGTCGAATCAGGGGTGCGATTTGTTGAAATCAACCACGGCGGTTGGGATCATCACACCAACCTTTCCAACGACCTGCCAAACCGCTGTAACGAAATCGACAAACCGATCGCCGGATTACTGAAGGATTTGAAACAACGCGACATGCTCAAAGACACCTTGGTGATTTGGGGTGGCGAGTTCGGACGAACGCCCGCAGCTCAAAACGGCGACGGACGCGATCACAACAACAAGGGCTACACCACATGGATGGCCGGTGGTGGCGTCAAAGCAGGGTTTAGTTACGGCGAAACCGACGAACACGGTTACGCGGCGGTGCAAGACAAGTGCCATATCCATGATTGGCACGCCACGATCCTACACTTGTTGGGACTCAATCACGAACAGTTGACCTATCGATATGCCGGTCGCGATTTCCGGCTGACCGATGTGCACGGTAACGTGGCAAGCGACATCATCGCTTAG
- a CDS encoding molybdopterin molybdotransferase MoeA yields the protein MSAKKFAFDSPEEAIAAIADRLKVVGGDDECPSCLGRVLAKPVTADRDSPAADVSAMDGYAIRLSDLRPGETIPVHGESVPGSPPPTMNAGSLVRIFTGAIVPAAADAVVKREDTEELENAIRFRDVALSTQVGENIRRAGENAKSGSTVLPAGVLVNAAHRATMVNFGCYQASVYSPVRVTVITTGDEVGVFADEAPQPWQLRNSNQVALTSLIEPNPWIAIQAVQHARDDRETLQQSLAAALDQSDAILMTGGVSMGDYDYVPEVVREVGGDVVFHGLPIRPGKPILGAATGDGKLILGLPGNPVSAAVGCRRFALPLLAKQSGQTEWCPPAMQVRLQAAGSKTLPLHWMRIVKMVADGVAEPVFSQGSGDLVSLGQSSGFVEVPVGESGEGPWRYYPW from the coding sequence ATGTCCGCTAAGAAATTTGCATTTGATTCGCCCGAGGAGGCGATTGCCGCGATCGCCGATCGATTGAAGGTTGTTGGGGGCGATGACGAGTGTCCGTCATGCCTCGGCCGCGTGTTGGCGAAACCGGTGACCGCCGATCGCGACAGCCCCGCTGCGGATGTTTCTGCGATGGATGGTTACGCAATCCGGTTGTCCGATCTGCGTCCCGGCGAAACAATCCCCGTCCACGGCGAAAGTGTCCCTGGTTCGCCTCCGCCGACGATGAACGCAGGCTCGCTCGTTCGTATCTTCACCGGGGCCATCGTTCCCGCCGCAGCCGACGCGGTGGTCAAACGCGAAGACACCGAGGAACTCGAAAACGCGATTCGCTTCCGCGACGTGGCGTTGTCGACCCAGGTGGGCGAGAACATCCGTCGCGCCGGTGAGAATGCAAAATCGGGTAGCACGGTGTTGCCCGCAGGCGTTTTGGTCAACGCCGCTCATCGTGCGACGATGGTCAATTTCGGTTGTTACCAAGCGAGCGTGTATTCGCCTGTCCGTGTTACTGTGATCACGACCGGTGATGAAGTCGGTGTGTTTGCCGATGAAGCTCCTCAGCCTTGGCAGCTTCGCAACAGCAACCAAGTGGCGCTCACGTCGCTAATCGAACCGAACCCGTGGATTGCCATTCAAGCGGTTCAGCATGCGCGGGACGATCGCGAAACGCTGCAGCAATCGTTGGCCGCAGCACTTGATCAATCCGACGCGATTCTGATGACTGGTGGCGTGTCGATGGGCGATTATGACTATGTGCCCGAGGTGGTCCGCGAGGTTGGCGGGGATGTGGTCTTTCATGGGCTGCCGATTCGTCCGGGCAAGCCGATTCTTGGGGCCGCAACCGGCGACGGAAAGTTGATCCTTGGTTTGCCTGGTAACCCGGTCAGCGCGGCGGTAGGGTGTCGCCGATTTGCGTTGCCGCTTTTGGCCAAACAAAGTGGGCAAACGGAGTGGTGTCCGCCGGCGATGCAGGTACGGCTACAAGCGGCAGGTTCGAAAACATTGCCGCTGCATTGGATGCGGATCGTCAAAATGGTTGCCGACGGCGTGGCTGAACCGGTTTTCAGCCAGGGCTCGGGAGACCTCGTGTCACTAGGACAAAGTTCCGGCTTTGTCGAGGTTCCCGTCGGCGAATCGGGGGAAGGACCATGGAGGTATTACCCGTGGTAG
- a CDS encoding molybdenum cofactor guanylyltransferase, with product MNASDCERSIQRLLGVVLCGGQSLRMGRDKAALVHADGVSFLQHAIDRLSNLCDRVVVSGRTSIDHSVEMIEDPVTNRGPATGIAAALQYADRHGFAACLVTPVDMPRLTVDHLSGLVDDWQSADEITVAESDRVQPLVGIYPVRFADPLQRLAQSEDRSLFRWLGLQDHHRVTLPTSDCHNVNTPEDLTDVR from the coding sequence TTGAATGCTTCGGACTGCGAACGATCGATTCAGCGGCTACTTGGGGTGGTACTGTGTGGCGGGCAATCGCTGCGTATGGGGCGTGACAAGGCGGCACTGGTCCACGCCGATGGCGTTTCTTTTTTGCAGCATGCGATCGATCGCCTATCGAATTTGTGTGACCGCGTCGTGGTCAGCGGACGCACGTCGATCGATCATTCCGTCGAAATGATCGAGGACCCGGTCACAAATCGTGGTCCGGCCACTGGAATCGCCGCGGCATTGCAGTACGCCGATCGTCATGGTTTCGCCGCATGTTTGGTGACGCCGGTGGATATGCCGCGGTTGACGGTGGATCATTTAAGCGGCTTGGTCGATGACTGGCAATCGGCAGACGAGATCACGGTGGCGGAATCCGATCGGGTGCAGCCGCTTGTTGGGATTTATCCCGTTCGCTTCGCGGATCCGCTGCAGCGGTTGGCTCAATCCGAGGATCGTAGTTTGTTTCGTTGGCTTGGTTTACAAGATCATCATCGTGTGACGTTGCCCACGAGTGATTGTCACAATGTTAATACCCCTGAAGATTTGACGGATGTCCGCTAA
- a CDS encoding carboxymuconolactone decarboxylase family protein: MIPKPYKQMHKSYPEYMQAYESFGEEARNAGPLSPRDVALVKLAISLGAGLEGAAHSHTRKALEAGCTPEELRHVALVSAPTIGFPTMMRARTWVEDVLEKHDESAS; the protein is encoded by the coding sequence ATGATTCCAAAGCCGTACAAGCAGATGCATAAGAGTTATCCCGAGTACATGCAGGCGTATGAATCGTTTGGCGAAGAGGCTCGGAACGCCGGTCCGTTGTCACCACGCGACGTGGCACTCGTCAAACTGGCGATCTCGCTGGGCGCTGGACTCGAAGGGGCCGCGCATTCACACACCCGCAAGGCACTCGAAGCCGGGTGTACGCCCGAGGAACTGCGTCACGTCGCGCTCGTCTCGGCCCCCACCATCGGTTTTCCGACGATGATGCGTGCTCGAACTTGGGTCGAAGATGTGCTGGAAAAGCACGACGAATCCGCGAGCTAG
- the cobA gene encoding uroporphyrinogen-III C-methyltransferase, whose product MNSMVYLIGAGPGDPGLLTLRGAELLSRCDVVLYDGLSNVELLSHAPTAEHICVGKHGQQRIWRQEEIIDEMLKHARNGRVVARLKGGDPAVFARTAEEVDALSEAGISYEIVPGITAALAAGSYAGIPITHRKLASAVALVTGHEEPGKSESALDWNALARFPGTLVIYMGVTTAEVWTRSLIENGKSPDTPVAIVRRCSHHDQQTFRCRLDEVADRLSPANKIRPPVIVIIGPVAELTETRNWLEQRPLFGQTVLVTRPIDQADELANPLRDLGATVLVQPAIQIGPPQDWTAVDAAIESLADQDLVIFCSRNGVQYFLDRVLELGHDMRLFAGTQLACVGKQTAAALAEFHLRADRIPQDFRAESLVDELRGHVSGKRITLVRASRGRDILDESLTREGANVTQVVAYSHTDVTTPDPKILQAAQQGRIDWITLTSSATAESVYRMLGESMKQAKIASLSPITSQTVRDLGCTVTCEADPYTMDSLVQSLLKFNLS is encoded by the coding sequence ATGAACAGCATGGTGTATTTGATCGGTGCCGGCCCAGGCGATCCAGGGCTTTTGACGTTGCGGGGGGCGGAGCTCCTGTCTCGCTGTGACGTCGTTTTGTATGACGGGCTCAGCAACGTCGAACTGCTTTCGCATGCTCCTACCGCCGAGCACATTTGCGTCGGAAAGCATGGCCAGCAAAGGATTTGGCGTCAGGAAGAGATCATCGACGAGATGCTCAAGCACGCTCGTAACGGCCGCGTCGTCGCCCGGCTCAAAGGAGGGGATCCGGCGGTTTTTGCCCGCACGGCCGAAGAGGTTGATGCATTGTCCGAGGCGGGGATTTCTTATGAAATTGTTCCTGGAATCACCGCCGCCCTGGCCGCGGGATCGTACGCCGGAATCCCAATTACCCACCGAAAACTCGCTTCGGCGGTCGCGTTGGTGACCGGACACGAGGAACCGGGAAAGTCCGAGTCGGCGCTCGATTGGAACGCGCTGGCCCGTTTTCCAGGGACCCTGGTCATCTATATGGGGGTTACGACGGCAGAGGTGTGGACGCGATCGCTGATCGAAAATGGCAAGTCCCCCGACACGCCGGTGGCGATCGTTCGTCGCTGTAGCCACCATGACCAGCAAACGTTTCGCTGTCGTTTGGACGAGGTGGCGGACCGATTGAGCCCGGCCAACAAGATCCGCCCGCCCGTGATCGTGATCATCGGTCCAGTCGCGGAATTGACCGAAACGCGAAATTGGCTCGAGCAACGGCCGCTGTTTGGTCAAACCGTGCTCGTTACGCGGCCGATCGATCAAGCCGATGAACTCGCGAACCCGCTGCGTGACCTCGGCGCGACGGTGTTGGTTCAGCCCGCGATCCAGATCGGGCCACCCCAGGATTGGACGGCGGTGGACGCGGCGATCGAGTCGCTTGCCGATCAAGACTTGGTGATTTTCTGCAGCCGCAATGGTGTCCAGTACTTTTTGGATCGCGTGCTCGAATTAGGACACGACATGCGGTTGTTTGCTGGGACTCAGTTGGCATGTGTGGGAAAACAAACGGCTGCCGCGCTCGCCGAGTTCCATCTGCGTGCCGATCGGATTCCCCAAGATTTTCGTGCCGAATCGTTGGTCGATGAATTACGTGGTCATGTGTCGGGTAAACGCATCACCTTGGTTCGCGCCAGCCGCGGTCGCGACATTCTCGATGAATCACTCACTCGCGAGGGTGCCAATGTCACCCAGGTCGTGGCCTATTCGCACACCGATGTGACCACACCCGATCCCAAGATTTTGCAAGCAGCACAACAGGGGCGGATTGATTGGATCACGTTGACCAGCAGTGCTACCGCTGAAAGCGTGTATCGCATGTTGGGCGAATCGATGAAGCAGGCGAAGATTGCAAGTCTCAGCCCAATCACGTCGCAAACCGTGCGTGATCTCGGCTGTACGGTCACGTGCGAGGCGGATCCGTATACGATGGACTCGCTTGTCCAATCGCTGTTGAAGTTCAATTTATCTTAG
- the rpsT gene encoding 30S ribosomal protein S20 encodes MPNTESSKKRLRQNAKQRVHNRAIKSNMRSTIRSVREAAESGDGEKAQAAFRLAVKKLDRAASKNVIHRNAAARTKSRLSKLVKAAGAKA; translated from the coding sequence ATGCCAAACACCGAAAGTTCAAAGAAACGCCTTCGCCAAAACGCAAAACAACGCGTACATAACCGTGCGATTAAGAGCAACATGCGTTCAACCATCCGCAGCGTCCGCGAAGCGGCTGAGTCAGGCGATGGCGAAAAGGCACAAGCGGCTTTCCGATTGGCAGTCAAAAAGCTGGATCGTGCTGCGAGCAAGAACGTAATCCACCGCAACGCAGCGGCACGCACCAAGAGCCGTCTGAGCAAGCTCGTCAAAGCTGCTGGCGCCAAAGCGTAA
- a CDS encoding LL-diaminopimelate aminotransferase produces the protein MSTVSTEKSSADPYFQSLFADRIGGANYGKDTEIYKFEKIKRAKRKALAEHPDRKLLDFGIGENDSMADESIRKVMNDEVNKPENRGYSDNGIAEYKEAAARFMKRHFDVTLDPQTQINHCIGSKPAYAMLPACFINPGDVTLMTVPGYPVAGTHTRYYGGEVFKLPLLAENGFLPDFDAVPDDIYRRTKLLVLNYPNSPTGRTTTPEFYEKVVALAKEKEFVVVQDAAHIMLTFDGKPLSFLQTPGAMDVGVEVHSMSKGYDMIGWRMGFVCGHPRIVSAFADVKDNSDSGQFMATQKAAAAALDDDSIPERINAKYRRRLEKLVATLNECGFECEMPGGTYFLYTKAPSGTKSGETFAKAEDATRHLIEQFGIVTVPWDDAGSFLRFSVTYVAGTEAEEDALMQETKKRLGDAGLVWK, from the coding sequence ATGTCGACCGTTTCCACTGAAAAAAGCTCTGCGGACCCTTACTTCCAATCTCTGTTTGCCGACCGCATCGGCGGTGCGAACTACGGCAAAGACACCGAGATCTACAAGTTCGAAAAGATCAAACGAGCGAAACGCAAAGCGCTGGCGGAACACCCCGATCGAAAATTGTTGGACTTCGGGATCGGTGAAAACGATTCGATGGCTGACGAGTCGATTCGCAAAGTGATGAACGACGAAGTCAACAAGCCTGAAAACCGTGGCTATTCCGACAACGGCATCGCGGAATACAAGGAAGCGGCGGCGCGGTTCATGAAGCGGCATTTTGACGTCACGCTCGATCCGCAGACGCAAATCAATCACTGTATCGGCAGCAAGCCAGCCTATGCGATGTTGCCGGCGTGTTTCATCAATCCCGGCGACGTCACGTTGATGACCGTGCCCGGATACCCGGTCGCGGGAACTCACACCCGCTACTACGGCGGCGAAGTTTTCAAGCTGCCGCTATTGGCCGAAAACGGCTTCCTGCCCGATTTTGATGCTGTGCCTGATGACATCTATCGGCGAACCAAGTTGTTGGTGCTGAATTACCCCAACTCGCCCACCGGACGCACGACGACCCCCGAGTTTTATGAGAAGGTGGTCGCGCTGGCGAAAGAAAAAGAGTTCGTGGTCGTCCAAGATGCCGCGCACATCATGTTGACGTTTGACGGAAAACCCCTGAGTTTTCTGCAAACCCCCGGGGCGATGGATGTCGGCGTCGAAGTCCACTCGATGAGCAAGGGCTACGACATGATTGGTTGGCGAATGGGATTTGTGTGTGGTCACCCCCGCATCGTTTCCGCCTTTGCCGACGTCAAAGACAACAGCGACAGCGGTCAATTCATGGCGACTCAGAAGGCCGCTGCTGCTGCCTTGGACGACGATTCGATTCCCGAGCGAATCAACGCCAAGTACCGTCGCAGGCTTGAAAAATTGGTTGCGACGCTCAATGAGTGTGGTTTCGAGTGCGAGATGCCAGGCGGCACCTATTTCCTCTACACCAAAGCGCCCAGCGGAACAAAATCGGGCGAAACGTTTGCCAAGGCCGAGGATGCGACTCGCCACCTGATCGAGCAGTTCGGGATCGTCACCGTGCCTTGGGACGATGCCGGATCGTTCTTGCGATTCAGCGTCACCTACGTTGCTGGAACCGAAGCCGAAGAAGATGCATTGATGCAAGAGACCAAAAAACGGCTCGGCGACGCCGGTTTGGTTTGGAAGTAG
- a CDS encoding sensor histidine kinase produces MSSQEYTTAQEHAAQIDSIRTQYEELAELAGSLAHEIKNPLSVIHMNIDLLSEDLAEIDSPISRRSVDRVDIVRQQCERMEGLLRDFLRYARLRDIDLVPGSLNEQIETVLRAYQAQADAADIDIEKYLDPDLPAIMLHSDSLQAALMNLVKNALEAMEEGGQIWARTYPTRTGVALDLIDTGSGVDDNTVLHMFEPFYSTKEGGSGLGLPTARKIIEAHGGRISVQSEIGRGTKFVLEFPTPKRLG; encoded by the coding sequence ATGTCGTCCCAAGAATACACGACAGCCCAAGAACACGCTGCCCAAATCGATTCGATTCGGACTCAGTACGAAGAGCTGGCGGAATTGGCCGGTTCGCTTGCTCATGAAATCAAAAACCCGCTCTCGGTGATCCACATGAACATCGATTTGTTGAGCGAGGATTTGGCGGAAATCGACTCGCCGATCAGCCGCCGCTCGGTGGACCGTGTTGATATCGTGCGCCAGCAATGCGAACGCATGGAAGGCCTGCTGCGTGACTTCCTTCGCTACGCGCGACTCCGCGACATCGACCTTGTCCCCGGCAGTTTGAACGAACAGATCGAAACCGTACTGCGGGCTTACCAGGCGCAAGCGGATGCGGCCGACATCGACATCGAAAAATACCTGGACCCCGATCTGCCCGCGATCATGTTGCACAGCGACTCGCTGCAAGCCGCGTTGATGAATCTGGTCAAAAACGCGTTGGAAGCAATGGAAGAGGGAGGCCAGATATGGGCACGCACCTACCCGACGCGCACCGGGGTCGCGTTGGATTTAATCGATACCGGCAGCGGCGTGGACGACAACACCGTGCTGCATATGTTCGAGCCGTTTTACAGCACCAAAGAAGGCGGCTCGGGACTGGGACTGCCAACGGCACGTAAAATCATCGAGGCCCACGGCGGCCGCATCAGCGTGCAAAGCGAGATCGGCCGGGGAACTAAATTTGTCCTCGAATTCCCCACCCCCAAACGCTTGGGCTAA